The Oncorhynchus mykiss isolate Arlee chromosome 17, USDA_OmykA_1.1, whole genome shotgun sequence genomic interval ATGACTTTATTCTGAACGGACACAAGTCTGCTCGCTGGGCCGTTCGCTTTTGGGCCAAAAACACGGCTCCGTCGGTGACTTTTGGCCCGAAATTGGCGACCAGAAAACACAAGTGAAAGAGCATTTGGCCAGCCCGGAGAAGCCGAGCTGGGTGGCTTGAGTCTACATGGTTCTCATGTCACGTTTAAGGCCAGCCCCCTGCACGGTGTGGAGCTTCAATAGCGCAAAGCAGCGTCTACAGCAAAGTACTCCTCCTCACAGACTACCGTagtgttgtaagtgtgtgtgtttaccggacCGAACGACAGACATGGCAGAAGTCTCACCAGCACCCGCCGCCGCCGCGCCGGCCAAGGCACCCAAGAAGAAGGCAGCAGCCAAGCCCAAGAAAGCGGGACCCAGCGTAGGCGAGCTCATCGTCAAGGCGGTGTCCGCCTCCAAGGAGAAGAGCGGTGTGTCCCTGGCCGCTCACAAGAAGTCTCTGGCGGCAGGCGGCTACGACGTGGAGAAGATCAACTCCCGTGTCAAGATCGCCGTCAAGCGCCTCGTCACCAAGGGCACCCTGGTCCAGACCAAGGGCACCGGTGCCTCCGGCTCCTTCAAGCTCAACAAGAAGGCCGTCGAGGCAAAGAAGCCCGCCAAGAAAGCCGCAGCCCCCAAAGCTAAGAAGGTGGCCGCCAAGAAGCCCGCCGCCGCCAAGAAGCCCAAGAAGGTAGCAGCCAAGAAGGCCGTGGCCGCAAAGAAGTCCCCCAAGAAGGCCAAGAAGCCCGCTACACCCAAAAAGGCCGCCAAGAGCCCAAAGAAGGTGAAGAAGCCCGCCGCAGCGGCCAAGAAAGCGGCCAAGAGCCCCAAGAAGGCTACCAAGGCAGCGAAGCCCAAAGCCGCCAAGCCCAAGGCGGCCAAGGCCAAGAAGGCAGCCCCCAAGAAGAAGTAAAGCGATTACAAACAGTGTTCTTTCTACTCGACACATGTTGTTACCacaaaaggctcttttaagagccacccacctCTTTCCATAAAAGCGCATGTCATTCCATGTACGTCCTACCTCCCTACCCGTGGTGCAAAAGAAATGAAATGAATGCCTTTTACGCACCACATTTTGGAGTGGCTAAATGGCTTTACATTTGTCACTCAAGAGTGCAGCACCCTCACCAGTCAacattgttgtgatgtgttagaaTTCGCATGTCACATTGATCCTGATAATAAGAAGCATACATACTATAGTGGGTTGGACAGCAGCCATTTGTATTATGAGCCACTCTCGAATTGATTGATACATGTTTCAGTGATTTGAGTTGTCACTTTGGCGCTCCCGCCAACGTGAAAAAGTAACAAAAGTCGGAGGGAAACAGAGTAGCCTAGCCCTCAtcactctgctgcctgcctgcctgcgggcgggtgggtgggggagcgggcttagggctgactgcctgtctgtctgtccctccctcactccaattGGATAAGGCCACACCGGTCCGGTGGCCAATCGATGGCTTTTGTGGCGAGGTATAAGTAAGACTCTCGAGGTGGCCAGCGGCTCATTCAGACtttctgtgacatactgaagctacCAATATGAGCGGAAGAGGCAAAACCGGAGGCAAGGCCAGGGCGAAGGCAAAGACACGTTCATCCCGTGCCGGGCTCCAGTTCCCCGTGGGCCGTGTGCACAGGCTGCTGCGTAAAGGCAACTACGCCGAGCGTGTGGGCGCTGGCGCACCAGTGTACCTGGCCGCAGTGCTCGAGTACCTGACTGCTGAGATCCTGGAGTTGGCCGGAAACGCTGCCCGTGACAACAAGAAGACTCGTATCATCCATCCCCCGTCACCTGCAGCTGGCAGTCCGTAACGACGAGGAGCTGAACAAACTGCTTGGCGGCGTGACCATCGCTCAGGGTGGTGTTCTGCCCAACATCCAGGCAGTGCTGCTCCCCAAGAAGACTGAGAAGGCCGTCAAAGCCAAGTAAAATCGCTGGTGCGGCTGCAACTTGACTACTCaacccccaaaggctcttttaagagccaaccACCTAGCTCAACAAAAGCGCAAAGTGTCCTTTCTATGCCTGGCCAATTATTTGGCGtgttagatacacacacatatagacggcACCGTGTCAAGTGCCCACATGAGGCCTAAATGAAGGATAACAACTAGTAGGCTAGAATGAGAGCATTATTGCGCGTAAAGTGTAACGTTGCTCGCGGCCCTAACAAAAGACCCAAGCGCGCCTCGGCGAGGGTGGGGGTTGCATTTTGGGGCGGCACGGAGAGGCCGAGCCTCCCGTCCAATGGGCGGCGGAGGAGGCCTCCGCAACGGGCCAATCAGGGCGGTGCGgagatggtgaccaatgagcagaCGCCGCTGCCGGCTTTATAAACTTAGGCATTTTGAGGCTATACTCCGACTGTGAAAGAAGGAAGCTAGCTAGCGCCATGGCCAGAACCAAGCAAACCGCTTGCAAATCCACCGGTGGCAAAGCACCCAGGAAGCAGCTCGCCACCAAGGCTGCGCGCAAGAGCGCTCCGGCCACCGGCGGCGTGAAGAAGCCTCACCGTTACAGGCCCGGCACCGTGGCTCTTAGAGAGAGCCATCGTTACCagaagtccactgagctgctgatccgcaaactgcctttccagcacctggtgcgagaaattgcccaggactttaagaccgacctgcgcttccagagttccgcagtgatggccctgcaggaggcaagcgaggcttacctggtcggcctgttcgaggacaccaacctgtgcgccatccacgccaagagggtgaccatcatgcccaaggacatccagctggcccgtcgtattcg includes:
- the LOC118940144 gene encoding histone H1-like encodes the protein MAEVSPAPAAAAPAKAPKKKAAAKPKKAGPSVGELIVKAVSASKEKSGVSLAAHKKSLAAGGYDVEKINSRVKIAVKRLVTKGTLVQTKGTGASGSFKLNKKAVEAKKPAKKAAAPKAKKVAAKKPAAAKKPKKVAAKKAVAAKKSPKKAKKPATPKKAAKSPKKVKKPAAAAKKAAKSPKKATKAAKPKAAKPKAAKAKKAAPKKK